From one Mesotoga infera genomic stretch:
- a CDS encoding MFS transporter, translating into MANSLQDLLFSRMEKTFPALKVRNFRYFWVGQLISVMGTWMQTAAQSWLVLTITDSPFLLGLLGVAQFTPVLILSLPAGVFVDRFPKRSIVILTQIASMILAFILAILVFTNTVQYWHIFLLAFGLGMVKTLDIPARQSFMIELVGRDVVLNAVALNSTVINLGRIVGPALAGVVMALVGAGWCFLVNGITFIAVIIGLLKIDVAPIVKKRPKGTVIPDIKEGLIYLFKSPILTTTTLILAIVSTFGMNYSVLIPVFARNQLGLDAQGYGLLMSSLGVGSLLGALIVAGGSSRGPNRVRLFVVPFITSSLFIIMGFNRSYLLSALLIGSMGFANIFFTTTANSLMQINSDNEYRGRVMSVYSLVFAGSTPLGNMFVGSIADRAGGGSAFFWAGVVTVLLVLGTTMAHRVRKRISAAKSDASA; encoded by the coding sequence TTGGCTAACAGTTTACAGGATTTGCTCTTCTCTAGAATGGAAAAGACTTTTCCGGCACTCAAAGTAAGAAATTTTAGATATTTCTGGGTAGGTCAGCTGATATCCGTCATGGGAACATGGATGCAGACAGCCGCCCAGTCATGGCTTGTCTTGACGATAACGGATTCACCTTTTCTGTTGGGTCTTCTCGGCGTAGCGCAGTTCACGCCGGTGCTCATTCTGTCACTGCCTGCGGGGGTCTTCGTAGATCGTTTCCCCAAAAGAAGCATCGTAATCTTAACTCAGATAGCCTCGATGATCCTGGCATTTATACTTGCGATTCTTGTCTTCACGAATACAGTTCAATACTGGCACATCTTCCTTCTGGCGTTTGGTCTCGGAATGGTCAAGACACTCGACATTCCTGCAAGACAATCTTTCATGATCGAATTGGTGGGTCGCGATGTGGTTCTTAACGCAGTCGCGCTGAACTCAACGGTCATTAATCTTGGAAGAATCGTAGGACCGGCCTTGGCGGGGGTAGTGATGGCGCTTGTTGGTGCGGGTTGGTGCTTCCTCGTAAATGGAATCACGTTTATTGCTGTGATAATTGGACTGTTGAAAATTGACGTAGCGCCGATTGTAAAGAAGAGACCAAAGGGGACTGTGATACCTGATATCAAGGAAGGCCTCATCTATCTCTTCAAGAGTCCGATACTGACTACCACCACTTTGATTCTAGCAATCGTCAGTACGTTTGGAATGAATTACAGTGTTTTGATTCCTGTCTTTGCAAGAAACCAACTCGGTCTCGATGCTCAGGGATACGGACTTCTGATGTCTTCTTTGGGAGTCGGGTCGTTGCTTGGAGCTTTGATTGTTGCTGGGGGGAGTTCCAGAGGGCCGAACAGAGTAAGGCTTTTTGTCGTGCCGTTCATAACTTCTTCGCTTTTCATCATTATGGGCTTCAATCGTTCTTACTTGCTTTCGGCTTTGCTTATCGGTAGTATGGGATTTGCGAACATCTTCTTCACTACCACTGCCAACAGCCTCATGCAGATAAACTCCGATAACGAGTATAGAGGAAGAGTTATGAGTGTTTACTCTCTTGTGTTTGCCGGCTCGACGCCGCTCGGAAACATGTTTGTCGGATCGATCGCGGACCGGGCGGGCGGAGGGAGCGCATTCTTCTGGGCCGGTGT